From the genome of Pyxidicoccus trucidator, one region includes:
- a CDS encoding radical SAM protein, producing the protein MNLKQLSLPELEAVLAPLTPSPTAVRKVFAAVFAHGAQTVEDVANARQVPRRVGDFLRAQAELPKLAVVERRRADDGFVKYLFDSPLGGRVEAVRIPIFDEKYVICVSSQVGCALACDFCMTGKLGFKRNLQTWEILDQVLQVRAEADRPVRGVVFMGMGEPLLNYKETLRAADILRHPAGLSIAGDAITFSTAGHVPAIRRYTREGHPYRLAFSVTSAIPEKRAQVLPIEKTHPLPELIEAIREYSTVRRERAMIAYVAISGFNLGLEDAEALKAAFEGIPIKVDLIDVTDPTGKYLPPTPEELSAFRDHLQILKSPVARRYSGGKEIGAACGTLAATQYGGTVMPRPESTP; encoded by the coding sequence GTGAACCTGAAGCAACTGTCGCTCCCGGAGCTGGAGGCCGTGCTGGCCCCGCTCACCCCTTCGCCCACCGCCGTCCGCAAGGTCTTCGCGGCCGTCTTCGCGCATGGCGCGCAGACGGTGGAGGACGTGGCCAACGCCCGGCAGGTGCCGCGCCGCGTCGGAGACTTCCTGCGGGCGCAGGCGGAGCTGCCGAAGCTGGCGGTGGTGGAGCGGCGCCGGGCGGACGACGGCTTCGTGAAGTACCTCTTCGACTCGCCGCTGGGCGGGCGCGTGGAGGCGGTGCGCATCCCCATCTTCGACGAGAAGTACGTCATCTGCGTGTCCAGCCAGGTGGGATGTGCGCTGGCCTGCGACTTCTGCATGACGGGGAAGCTGGGCTTCAAGCGCAACCTCCAGACCTGGGAGATTTTGGACCAGGTGCTCCAGGTGCGCGCGGAGGCGGACCGGCCGGTGCGCGGCGTCGTGTTCATGGGGATGGGCGAGCCGCTGCTGAACTACAAGGAGACGCTGCGGGCGGCGGACATCCTGCGTCACCCGGCGGGGCTCTCCATCGCGGGTGACGCGATTACCTTCTCCACGGCGGGCCATGTGCCGGCCATCCGCCGCTACACGCGCGAGGGCCACCCGTACCGGTTGGCCTTCTCCGTGACGAGCGCGATTCCGGAGAAGCGCGCGCAGGTGCTGCCGATTGAGAAGACGCACCCGCTGCCGGAGCTGATTGAGGCCATCCGCGAGTACAGCACCGTGCGGCGCGAGCGGGCCATGATTGCGTACGTGGCCATCAGCGGGTTCAACCTGGGGCTGGAGGACGCGGAGGCGCTGAAGGCGGCCTTCGAGGGCATCCCCATCAAGGTGGACCTCATCGACGTGACGGACCCGACGGGGAAGTACCTGCCGCCCACGCCCGAGGAGCTGAGCGCCTTCCGGGACCACCTGCAGATTCTCAAGTCGCCGGTGGCGCGGCGGTACTCGGGCGGCAAGGAGATTGGCGCGGCGTGCGGCACGCTGGCGGCCACGCAGTACGGCGGCACGGTGATGCCGCGGCCTGAGTCCACTCCGTAG
- a CDS encoding DUF1003 domain-containing protein, with protein MTTSTGGDGHNGRHHHGAHPPPTFQCSVCRQERPARERARLDALRAGLSQYILQRHPEAAEPGAVICRSCRDAERLALVTARLEEERGQLTAVEADVARRAAQHSTVAEDLEREFTRNLTFGQRAADAVARVGGSWAFVLGGLSALGVWVLLNSGWSGERPFDPYPFILLNLVLSCVAALQAPIIMMSQNRQALRDRRQADQDYRVNLKAELEVATLHEKLDHLMHAQWERMLELQQLQLELLTERRAREQPSEPPR; from the coding sequence ATGACGACCAGTACCGGCGGAGACGGGCACAACGGGCGGCACCACCACGGAGCCCACCCTCCGCCCACCTTCCAGTGCAGCGTGTGCCGCCAGGAGCGTCCGGCCCGCGAGCGCGCGCGCCTGGACGCCCTGCGCGCCGGGCTCTCCCAGTACATCCTCCAGCGTCACCCGGAGGCCGCCGAGCCCGGCGCCGTCATCTGCCGGAGCTGTCGCGACGCCGAGCGCCTCGCCCTCGTCACCGCGCGCCTGGAGGAGGAGCGCGGCCAGCTCACCGCCGTCGAAGCGGACGTGGCACGGCGCGCGGCCCAGCACTCCACCGTCGCCGAGGACCTGGAGCGCGAGTTCACCCGCAACCTCACCTTCGGCCAGCGCGCGGCGGACGCCGTGGCCCGGGTCGGCGGCTCCTGGGCCTTCGTGCTGGGCGGCCTCTCCGCGCTCGGAGTCTGGGTCCTCCTCAATTCAGGCTGGAGCGGAGAGCGTCCCTTCGACCCCTACCCCTTCATCCTCCTCAACCTCGTCCTGTCCTGCGTCGCCGCGCTCCAGGCCCCCATCATCATGATGTCGCAGAACCGCCAGGCCCTCCGCGACAGGCGGCAGGCGGACCAGGACTACCGCGTCAACCTCAAGGCGGAGCTGGAGGTGGCCACGCTGCACGAGAAGCTGGACCACCTGATGCACGCGCAGTGGGAGCGCATGCTGGAGCTCCAGCAACTCCAATTGGAGCTGCTCACCGAGCGGCGCGCTCGCGAGCAGCCGTCGGAGCCACCCCGCTGA